The following proteins are co-located in the Primulina tabacum isolate GXHZ01 chromosome 11, ASM2559414v2, whole genome shotgun sequence genome:
- the LOC142519012 gene encoding reticulon-like protein B3 — translation MADHIKEEEKEGSFVEKIAEKFHGDDSSSSSDSECEKPEAFKDKVYRLFGREKPVHKVFGGGKPADLFLWRDKKLSAGVLGGATAIWVLFDVIEYHLLTLVCHSLILVLALLFLWSNATTFINKSPPHIPKIEITEDLMMRFASDLRVEINRAFAVLRDITMGRDLKKFLLVIAGLWVTSSVGSCCDFLTLLYIIVVSMFIVPVLYEKYERQVDSFAEKANAELKRMYAVFDAKVLSKIPRGPLKDKKAA, via the exons ATGGCGGATCATATCAAGGAAGAGGAGAAGGAGGGATCTTTTGTGGAAAAGATTGCCGAAAAATTCCACGGCGACGATTCTTCTTCGTCATCTGATTCTGAGTGTGAGAAGCCGGAGGCGTTTAAAGATAAGGTGTACCGTCTCTTTGGGAGGGAGAAGCCTGTCCACAAAGTCTTCGGCGGCGGAAAAC CTGCTGACTTGTTCCTATGGAGGGACAAGAAACTCTCGGCGGGAGTGCTTGGTGGGGCGACTGCGATCTGGGTTTTGTTCGATGTCATTGAATACCATTTGCTCACATTGGTCTGCCACAGTTTGATTCTTGTTTTGGCTCTCTTGTTCTTGTGGTCAAATGCTACCACTTTTATCAATAA GTCTCCTCCACACATCCCAAAAATCGAGATTACTGAAGATCTGATGATGCGATTTGCATCTGATCTGAGGGTCGAGATCAATCGGGCATTTGCTGTTCTCAGGGACATTACGATGGGGAGGGATTTGAAGAAGTTTCTCTTG GTGATTGCTGGTTTGTGGGTAACGTCATCCGTTGGAAGTTGCTGTGATTTCTTGACCCTACTATACATAA TTGTTGTGTCGATGTTCATTGTGCCTGTGTTGTACGAGAAGTACGAACGCCAGGTGGACTCTTTTGCTGAGAAGGCAAATGCCGAACTCAAGAGAATGTATGCAGTATTCGATGCTAAAGTTCTGAGCAAGATCCCAAGAGGACCATTGAAAGACAAGAAGGCGGCTTGA